In Leptospira ellinghausenii, the genomic stretch GTTACTGCCTGCAATATAAATCGCCAAAGCAAATACAACTACACTAGAAAGAAGTGGTACTAAAAAATATGGACGGCTATAAGCTGTTAACTGAACATTGGGATGGAAATAAAAAGAAACAAGATATGCAATTAAAATGAGGACAGTCGTGATAAATCCTGACAAAAAATAGAATAATCCTCTTTGTTTGAATAACAGGTCATTCAAATTCAAAAAATCTGATCGAAAAATTCCATATCCTAAAATTGATAGTGGAATAAATGCAAAACTGCTCATTGGAAAAACTGGATAACCAACTAAACTCAATAAATTAGTGATAAGAAAAAAACTACATATATGTAGTCCCAAAAACATCAATTTCTTTGATTCAAAATCTACCTTATTTTTTGCCCAAAAATGAAGAGAGGTAGGAGTGTATATAAATAGATAATTAAAAACCAAAACGATGCCCCATACTTTGAGAGGGAGTTCCGCAATTGGATATTTTCCAAAAGTATATGAAAAATACCCATCACTAAAATCATAATGAGTCAATAGTCCGTAATTCGCGAATGCAAAGGTTAACATTGATACGATACCTGATAGGATTAAATAACGATAATGTTGGTTGGTAAGATAATATGTTAAAAATGAAGCTGCAGGTGATAACAAGACAACTCCAAAATATCCCAATCGATTCCAATACAATAATGTAGGTTGGTCTTGGACTAAAGAACGTATACAGAGCACTAACCCAAGAGAAGCAAACGAAAACGAAAAACAAATAAAACTAATTAAGAGTTTTCGGTTAACGGAACGTTTGATCGCAATTATTCCAAGAGAAGTAAGTGATAATCCAACAAACATTGTAAAAAAATTGGGAACTGCCCATGGAAGTTTATGCCAAAAGTATTCAATCGAAGAGGGATGATTCGATAGTTCAGGAAGGGGGATCATGATAGCCTCAATTGTTTCTAACAGTTTTTTCCGCAAAACAAATGTATTTGCAGAGAATCTGTCAGAGCCTTACAAAAATCCTTCTTTTGGAAATTAATAATTTATCAAATGTTCCCCCCTATTTAGGGGGTTTTTGTTCAATGGATTCAAAATGCATTCGAACGATGTGTAGGTTGGGAATACGAAAGAGAACAAGGAAAGAAATGGTTTGTGGGGGGACTTGAAAAACGATCGGGATTCTCTAGAAAAATCTAGAATTTAATGTTTGACATAATTGACTTATTTTATTTATAACGAACGTGCGATATAAAATGTGGACTTCCTCCAATTGGCAAAATTGGCATTTGGACCGCACCACAGAAAAAGGAGTTGGTTATGTTTCTCTTAAACCAAATGGGCAAACAAACGAAAGGGGAAACTCGTCTGCCCCCCTCCAAATCCAATCAGGCAACAATCAATGGAACTATATTGGAAGTCCTACAGAATGAAAACATTCTGAGTGCAGCACTGCGGCAGGGGTTTGATTTCCCACATAGTTGCCGAGTTGGTGGTTGTGCAACTTGTAAGTGTCAACTTGTGGATGGAAAGGTGAAAGAACTCACTGAAACTGGGTATTTATTGACTGATGAAGAATTGGACAATGGTTATATCCTTGCATGCCAAAGTATCCCTCAAACCGATGTTAGGATCCAAGTTGAAAACAAAACCTTTTATTCAGGTACAGTCATCAAACAAAATGTTTTAACTGAGGAGATATGCGAAATCTCCATCCAATTGGATACAAAACTTTGTTTCCAAGCAGGCCAATTTGTTTCTCTATCAATTGAAGGGATGGACGCTGAAAGAAACTACTCCATCGCAAATGCACCCAATCAGAAACGAATTGTTAAGTTCATTGTCCGTAAAGTTCCCAACGGAAAATTATCAAATTATATATTGAACGAAAATCTATTGGGGAAAAAAGCAAAACTCAAAGGACCATTTGGCAATTTTTATCTAAGAGATTCCAAAAAACCAATCCTAATGGTAGTTGGAGGTAGTGGACTTGCACCAATACTTGCTATGTTAGAGGATGGGATTTTAAAGGGAACCAAACGACCGCTCACTTTACTTTTTGGTGCACGTAAAATAGAAGATTTATACAAGTTAAGAGAAATCAAAAAAATTCAAAAAGTTTGGAAAGGAAAATTTGCCTTTGTTCCCATCCTTTCCGAAGAACCAGAAGGTAACTCTTGGAAAGGGGAAAGAGGTCTTGTCACATCAAAAATCAAAGACCACCTAACAAAAACGTCGGAAGTTTATTTATGTGGACCTCCGCCAATGGTTGATTCTGCAACTAGCGAATTATTCACATTGGGAATTCAAAAACAGTCAATCTTTTCTGATCGATTTACAACCATCGATCATAGTCTTAGTTTGCAAATAGATGACAAAAATTCTAAATCCAAAGCTGGATTGTTTGATTATCTAAAATTCTTTTTGTTTCATGTTGTAGGACTCTCATCGGTTGTGAGCATCCTTATGGGAGGATATTATACTACAATTGGATTTTTTTCCTTACTCTTATTTTATCTTGTCGGAGATGCAATTTCAGGCGATGACAAAGATACTCCAAATTATACAAAACCAGAAATTCTTACGTATCAACTTTGGATGGCATTACCAATCTTAAGCTTAATCTTTTTTTGTTCCATTTGGACTGTGAGCCCCACTGATACCTTTGGTTTTGGATCTTGGTTAACACAAATAATCGGATATGATTTTAATATTGCAAAATTGAATACATCACCTCTTGTCCATGTTTACGCGATCATTTTTACTGGATTGATGATTGGACTCGTAGGTACCATCACCGCACATGAATTAACACACCGAACATGGGACCCCACTTCCATGTTTATTGGTCGTTGGTTATTGGCATTTAGTTTTGATACAATCTTTTCGATTGAACATGTATATGGGCACCATCGTTATGTTTCCACTACAGAAGATCCAGCCACCGCTCCTCGTGGAAGGAATGTGTATTACCATATCCTTGCTTCGACCATCAAAGGCAATATCAGTGCTTGGAAAATTGAATTAAAACGATTGAAACGCAAAAATGTTCCTACGTTATCATACCACAATGCTTTCTTAAGAGGTCATCTGATGAG encodes the following:
- a CDS encoding fatty acid desaturase — translated: MFLLNQMGKQTKGETRLPPSKSNQATINGTILEVLQNENILSAALRQGFDFPHSCRVGGCATCKCQLVDGKVKELTETGYLLTDEELDNGYILACQSIPQTDVRIQVENKTFYSGTVIKQNVLTEEICEISIQLDTKLCFQAGQFVSLSIEGMDAERNYSIANAPNQKRIVKFIVRKVPNGKLSNYILNENLLGKKAKLKGPFGNFYLRDSKKPILMVVGGSGLAPILAMLEDGILKGTKRPLTLLFGARKIEDLYKLREIKKIQKVWKGKFAFVPILSEEPEGNSWKGERGLVTSKIKDHLTKTSEVYLCGPPPMVDSATSELFTLGIQKQSIFSDRFTTIDHSLSLQIDDKNSKSKAGLFDYLKFFLFHVVGLSSVVSILMGGYYTTIGFFSLLLFYLVGDAISGDDKDTPNYTKPEILTYQLWMALPILSLIFFCSIWTVSPTDTFGFGSWLTQIIGYDFNIAKLNTSPLVHVYAIIFTGLMIGLVGTITAHELTHRTWDPTSMFIGRWLLAFSFDTIFSIEHVYGHHRYVSTTEDPATAPRGRNVYYHILASTIKGNISAWKIELKRLKRKNVPTLSYHNAFLRGHLMSVSLIVLAYSLGGTPGMFFFILSGLFGKCLLEIVNYMEHYGMVRLPEEPVQPRHSWNTNKRISSWTMFNLTRHSHHHAQGEVPYQDLRPYPNAPMMISGYLTTIVIALIPPLWHYLMIPKVKEWDQKFASPEELELVKIANRYSGNSEFVNSNHNQSLLRSKG